The window CCTGAAGCGACTGGTGGTGGGCGGCATGGAACGCGTGTTCGAGATCAACCGCAACTTCCGCAACGAGGGGATGAGCACCCGTCACAACCCCGAATTCACGATGATGGAATTCTACGAAGCCTATGCGGATTACAAACGCATGATGGAGCTGACCGAAACCGTCATCCGCGAATGCGCACGCGCTGTCCACGGCCACGCCGTCGTCGAATGCCAGGGCAAAGTGGTCGATCTGTCCAAGCCTTTCGAGCGCCTCACCGTCACCCAGGCCATCCTGAAATACAACCCGCACTACACCGAGACCCAACTGAACGATCGCGCTTGGCTCAAGGCTGAAATCGAACGCCTGGGCGGCAAACTAGTGATGACCGACGGCATCTCCGGCCTGCAATTCTCGCTGTTTGAAGAAACCACCGAAGAAAAGCTGTGGGACCCGACCTACATCATTGACTACCCCATCGAAATCTCACCGCTCGCTCGCGAATCCGACCAACACAAGGGCATTACCGAGCGTTTCGAGCTGTTCGTACTAGGCCGCGAGCTGGCCAATGGCTTCTCAGAGCTGAATGACCCGGAAGACCAAGCCGAGCGCTTCCTGGAGCAAGTCCGCCAAAAAGACGCAGGCGACGACGAAGCCATGCACTACGATGCCGACTACATCCGCGCGCTGGAACACGGCATGCCCCCCGCAGGTGGCTGCGGCATTGGCATCGACCGCTTGGTCATGTTACTCACCGATGCCCCCTCCATCCGTGACGTCATCCTGTTCCCACAGATGCGCCCGGAATAAAGCTTATCGACGTCATGCAGCTTTGTTGTGTAAATCAGCCCCAAGGGGTATCCCCCTAAAGCGGATTTATGCAACAAAGCGTCATTTGGCTTGCGCATTGATGTACATGTAGATGACAGGCAGATCCGCTCGTGAAGTGGCAAAATCAGCTAAGCTCGAAACCACCCAGCACGAGCCTGCTTGCCCGACGGACTGGATCAGATATGAAGACACCCAGAA is drawn from Chitinivorax tropicus and contains these coding sequences:
- the lysS gene encoding lysine--tRNA ligase, with translation MNENIEAGASHQDDNQLIAERRAKLTEIRKQGVAFPNDFKREHFAADLHAKYHGIEKEALEADKIEVSVAGRMMLKRVMGKASFATLQDGSGRIQLYVANDSASEAAHSAFKHWDLGDIVAARGTLMKTRTGELTVLVTEIRLLAKALRPLPEKFHGMSDQEQKYRQRYLDLITNEQSRDTFIKRSKIIQRVREVMVNEGYLEVETPMMHPIPGGAAAKPFITHHNALDMQLYLRIAPELYLKRLVVGGMERVFEINRNFRNEGMSTRHNPEFTMMEFYEAYADYKRMMELTETVIRECARAVHGHAVVECQGKVVDLSKPFERLTVTQAILKYNPHYTETQLNDRAWLKAEIERLGGKLVMTDGISGLQFSLFEETTEEKLWDPTYIIDYPIEISPLARESDQHKGITERFELFVLGRELANGFSELNDPEDQAERFLEQVRQKDAGDDEAMHYDADYIRALEHGMPPAGGCGIGIDRLVMLLTDAPSIRDVILFPQMRPE